A single Vigna radiata var. radiata cultivar VC1973A chromosome 8, Vradiata_ver6, whole genome shotgun sequence DNA region contains:
- the LOC106770945 gene encoding protein transport protein SEC13 homolog B-like — translation MPSQKVETGHQDTVHDVAMDYYGKRLATASSDHTIKIIGVSNTASQHLATLTGHQGPVWQVVWAHPKFGSLLASCSYDGRVIIWKEGNQNEWIQAHVFDEHKSSVNSIAWAPHELGLCLACGSSNGNISIFTARADGGWDTAGIDQAHPVGVTSVSWAPSMAPGALVGAGLLDPVQKLCSGGCDNTVKVWKLSNGLWKMDCFPALHMHTDWVRDVAWAPNLGLPKSTIASASQDGKVVIWTVAKEGDRWEGKVLNDFNTPVWRVSWSLTGNILAVADGNNNVTLWKEAVDGEWQQVSTVEP, via the coding sequence ATGCCTTCTCAGAAGGTTGAAACGGGTCACCAAGACACGGTCCATGATGTTGCGATGGATTACTATGGAAAGAGGCTGGCAACAGCTTCATCAGATCACACAATTAAGATAATTGGAGTGAGCAACACGGCCTCTCAGCATCTAGCAACATTGACTGGTCACCAAGGACCTGTTTGGCAAGTAGTGTGGGCTCACCCAAAGTTTGGTTCTCTACTTGCATCGTGTTCCTATGATGGCCGTGTCATTATATGGAAGGAGGGTAACCAAAATGAATGGATTCAAGCTCATGTGTTTGATGAGCACAAATCATCTGTGAATTCTATTGCTTGGGCGCCCCACGAGTTGGGTCTCTGCTTGGCTTGTGGCTCATCAAATGGGAATATATCTATTTTCACTGCAAGAGCAGATGGTGGCTGGGACACTGCAGGGATTGATCAGGCTCACCCAGTCGGTGTCACTTCTGTGTCATGGGCACCATCAATGGCACCAGGTGCCCTGGTTGGTGCAGGGTTGCTTGATCCTGTGCAAAAGCTGTGCTCTGGTGGATGTGATAATACTGTGAAGGTATGGAAGCTCAGCAATGGACTGTGGAAGATGGACTGCTTCCCTGCTCTTCATATGCACACAGATTGGGTTCGAGATGTTGCTTGGGCACCCAATCTAGGGCTACCTAAGTCTACTATTGCTAGTGCATCGCAGGATGGTAAAGTGGTTATATGGACCGTGGCAAAAGAGGGTGATCGGTGGGAAGGCAAGGTTTTGAATGATTTCAATACACCTGTTTGGAGGGTTTCATGGTCACTGACAGGAAACATACTGGCTGTGGCTGATGGGAACAACAATGTGACATTGTGGAAGGAAGCAGTAGACGGGGAATGGCAACAGGTGTCAACTGTGGAGCCTTAG
- the LOC106770053 gene encoding EH domain-containing protein 1-like, translating to MGLEIVPINSTFEDYQTLYEEWFNYVDADGDGRFTGKEAIKFLAMSNLSRQELKQVWAIADSRREGYLGFKEFVTAMQLVSLGQCGHSITHDLLTSDAMKYVKPPTMEGLDALIAKKKRKHKDKELSGNVYYPQPSAPSNWFSGKSKKEVSVASVTSVIDGLKKLYLQKLKPLEVAYQYNDFVSPFLTNSDFDAKPMILLLGQYSTGKTTFIKHMLRTTYPGAHIGPEPTTDRFVVVMSGPDERSIPGNTVAVQADMPFSGLTTFGTSFLSKFECSQMPHPLLDYITFVDSPGVLSGEKQRTQRQYDFTGVTSWFAAKCDLILLLFDPHKLDISDEFKRVISSLKGNDDKIRVVLNKADQVDPQQLMRIYGALMWSLGKALNVPEVMRVYIGSFNERSTQDSTCPLEDEIFQKEQDDLLSDLKDIPKKACDRKINEFVKRARSAVIHAYIMGHLKKQMPSMIGKAKAQQKLIDNLEEEFVKIQREFHLPAGDFPDVEQFKETLNCYNIDKFEKLNKKMIQTVEDMLAYDVPKLLSTFRNPYG from the exons ATGGGACTTGAGATAGTTCCAATCAATTCAACTTTTGAAGACTATCAAACCCTATATGAAGAGTGGTTCAATTATGTTGATGCag ATGGAGATGGTCGCTTTACAGGAAAAGAAGCCATCAAGTTTTTGGCTATGTCAAACTTGTCACGACAAGAATTAAAACAG GTATGGGCCATTGCAGATTCAAGACGAGAAGGATATCTAGGTTTCAAAGAGTTTGTCACTGCTATGCAG CTTGTTTCTTTAGGACAATGTGGACACTCAATAACACATGATCTATTAACTAGTGATG CTATGAAATATGTAAAACCACCCACAATGGAAGGTTTGGATGCATTAATTGCa aaGAAAAAACGCAAACATAAAGATAAAGAATTAAGTGGTAATGTATActa TCCTCAACCATCAGCCCCAAGTAATTGGTTTTCTGGAAAGTCAAAAAAAGAG GTATCTGTGGCTTCAGTTACATCAGTTATAGATGGTTTGAAGAAACTTTATCTTCAAAAGTTGAAGCCTTTAGAAGTTGCATACCAATACAACGATTTTGTCTCTCCTTTTTTG aCAAATAGTGATTTTGATGCCAAACCTATGATTCTACTTTTGGGTCAATATTCTACTGGAAAAACAACATTCATTAAACATATGCTTAGAACTACTTATCCAG GAGCTCATATCGGACCAGAACCAACAACGGAtaggtttgttgttgttatg TCTGGACCTGATGAAAGAAGCATTCCTGGAAACACTGTTGCTGTGCAAGCAGACATGCCATTTAGTGGTCTTACTACATTTGGCACATCATTTTTGTCCAAATTTGAGTGTTCTCAGATGCCTCATCCT TTATTGGACTACATTACATTTGTTGATAGCCCTGGAGTTTTGTCTGgagaaaaacaaagaacacAAAGACAATATGACTTTACAGGTGTAACATCGTGGTTTGCTGCTAAATGTGATTTGATACTCCTTTTATTTGATCCTCACAAACTTGATATTAGCGATGAGTTCAAACGTGTGATATCATCCCTAAAAGGAAATGATGACAAAATTCGAGTTGTCTTAAACAAGGCAGACCAAGTTGATCCTCAACAA CTAATGAGAATATATGGTGCATTGATGTGGTCACTTGGGAAAGCATTGAATGTTCCTGAAGTCATGCGTGTATATATTGG TTCTTTCAACGAGAGGTCTACACAGGATTCCACCTGTCCACTTGAAGATGAAATATTCCAAAAAGAACAAGATGATCTTCTATCAGATCTAAAAGATATACCAAAGAAAGCTTGTGATCGTAAA atCAATGAATTTGTAAAACGAGCTAGATCTGCTGTGATACATGCTTACATTATGGGTCATCTTAAGAAGCAAATGCCTTCTATGATAGGAAAAGCTAAAGCTCAACAAAAACTCATTGATAATTTGGAAGAAGAATTTGTGAAG ATACAAAGGGAGTTTCATCTACCAGCAGGTGATTTTCCAGATGTTGAGCAATTCAAAGAGACCTTGAACTGTTATAACATtgacaaatttgaaaaattgaataaaaagatGATACAGACAGTGGAAGATATGCTTGCCTATGATGTTCCAAAACTCTTGAGTACATTCAGAAATCCATATGGTTAA
- the LOC106769948 gene encoding DNA-directed RNA polymerases II, IV and V subunit 8B yields the protein MVENNLFEDIFRVEKLNPDDKKLFDKVTRIEARSEKFDMFMHLDINSEIYPLKVGQKFTLVLVSSLNPDGTPDTGYYTQINRQSLANNFEYVMYGKLYRITEASGREKAELNISFGGLLMLLKGDTSHCNKFELDQRLYLLIRKV from the exons ATGGTGGAGAATAATCTCTTCGAGGATATTTTCAGAGTAGAAAAACTAAACCCCGATGACAAAAAATTATTCGATAAag TTACTCGAATTGAAGCAAGGAGTGAAAAGTTTGACATGTTTATGCACCTTGATATCAATTCTGAGATATATCCATTAAAGGTTGGTCAGAAGTTCACCCTTGTGCTGGTTTCATCACTTAATCCTGATGGAACACCAGACACTGGCTATTATACACAG aTCAATCGACAATCTCTGGCCAACAATTTTGAATATGTCATGTATGGGAAGCTCTACAGGATAACAGAGGCTTCTGGGCGTGAAAAGGC GGAGCTAAATATTTCATTTGGTGGGCTTCTGATGCTGCTGAAGGGAGATACCTCTCATTGCAACAAGTTCGAGCTTGATCAGAGGTTGTATCTTCTTATAAGGAAAGTctga